A section of the Clostridium felsineum DSM 794 genome encodes:
- a CDS encoding LTA synthase family protein: MDINNAEKRTLKDRVFDNFKEMVSRENIFEGLKNAAFYLWKSKLMYYTVIILFVKSLLVISNISYTNPTFQEMLTSYTKISHAYIYIYFIVLIISFAYLFKNRGHMWFLIVANLLLSILFVIDVWYYRGFTSLPTLYSLNETGNLDNLSSTVFSLMRKTDIIFIIDLFILVPYGFINKKIYKKHSRNIVLFLVLFIISSIYTIYVPYKVNTLNKYDVEQTFFEMKWKPSITICNASPIGYHYLDIYNYIKNSRGLKLTSDDKKEIKAWFDNKNKENLPDNQYSGMFKGKNLLVIQVESLENFVINKNVNGQEITPTLNKLLKNSLYFSNYNEEVNQGTTSDAELMTNTSIYPVSTGSTFFRYPNNKYYNSLPNILGRQGYYTQALHADKGSFWNWKPALSSIGFQNIVDSTGFKDDENIGLGLSDGSFLNQATPMVEKSKGPWYNYVITMSGHAPFDLPAKYRELKLNSELDSSYLGGYLQSVHYEDKQIGIFLDNLKKSGALDNTMVVIYGDHCGIHKYYQSDVETTKGAESWMIDNHKEVPLIIYNSSLTGKEIKTTGGQVDLMPTILYLLGIDKKEYINTAMGRNLLNTNESYAVWSNGEFVGNAKSKSDKDKAVKGLDIANKIIESDYFKSKPN; this comes from the coding sequence TTGGACATTAATAATGCAGAAAAAAGAACGTTAAAGGATAGGGTATTTGATAATTTTAAAGAAATGGTAAGCCGAGAGAATATTTTTGAGGGCTTAAAAAATGCAGCATTCTATTTATGGAAAAGTAAGCTCATGTATTATACAGTAATTATACTATTTGTTAAATCGCTTTTAGTTATAAGCAATATAAGCTACACAAATCCGACGTTTCAGGAAATGTTAACATCTTATACGAAGATTTCACATGCATATATATATATTTATTTTATAGTTCTAATTATATCTTTTGCATACTTATTTAAAAATAGAGGACATATGTGGTTTCTTATAGTAGCTAATTTACTATTGTCAATTTTATTTGTTATTGATGTATGGTATTATAGGGGATTTACGTCTCTTCCAACCTTGTATTCTTTAAATGAAACTGGAAATTTAGACAATCTTTCTAGTACTGTTTTTTCATTAATGCGTAAAACAGATATTATATTCATTATAGATTTATTTATATTAGTACCTTATGGTTTTATAAATAAGAAAATATATAAAAAACATTCTAGAAATATTGTATTGTTTTTAGTATTATTTATAATTTCATCAATATATACTATTTATGTTCCGTATAAGGTAAATACTTTGAATAAGTATGATGTAGAACAAACCTTTTTTGAAATGAAGTGGAAGCCAAGTATAACAATTTGTAATGCTTCACCAATAGGCTATCATTATTTAGATATATATAATTATATAAAAAATTCCAGAGGATTAAAACTTACAAGTGATGATAAAAAGGAAATTAAAGCCTGGTTTGATAATAAAAATAAAGAAAATTTACCAGACAATCAGTATAGCGGAATGTTTAAGGGAAAGAATCTTTTGGTTATACAAGTTGAATCTCTTGAGAATTTTGTTATAAATAAGAATGTAAATGGTCAAGAGATAACTCCAACTTTAAATAAATTATTAAAGAACAGCCTTTATTTTAGTAATTATAATGAAGAGGTAAATCAAGGTACAACTTCAGATGCTGAACTTATGACAAATACATCTATTTATCCAGTATCTACGGGAAGTACATTTTTCAGATACCCCAATAATAAGTATTATAATTCTTTGCCTAATATTTTGGGGAGACAGGGATACTACACTCAAGCTCTGCATGCAGATAAAGGTTCTTTTTGGAATTGGAAGCCAGCACTTAGTTCTATAGGTTTTCAAAATATTGTTGATTCTACGGGCTTTAAGGATGATGAAAATATTGGGCTTGGACTTAGTGATGGAAGCTTTTTAAACCAGGCTACTCCAATGGTTGAGAAGAGTAAAGGACCATGGTATAACTATGTAATAACAATGTCTGGACATGCACCTTTTGATTTGCCGGCTAAATATAGAGAACTTAAATTAAATAGTGAACTTGATTCATCCTATCTTGGAGGATATCTTCAAAGTGTACATTATGAGGATAAGCAAATAGGAATATTCCTTGATAATTTAAAGAAGAGTGGAGCACTTGATAATACAATGGTTGTAATATATGGAGACCACTGTGGAATTCACAAATATTATCAAAGTGATGTGGAAACAACAAAAGGTGCTGAAAGCTGGATGATTGATAATCATAAAGAGGTGCCGCTAATTATATATAACAGTTCACTTACTGGAAAGGAAATAAAGACAACAGGTGGGCAAGTAGATTTAATGCCAACAATTTTATACCTTCTGGGAATTGATAAGAAAGAATATATAAATACAGCAATGGGACGTAATTTATTGAATACAAATGAAAGTTATGCAGTATGGTCTAATGGAGAGTTTGTAGGAAATGCTAAAAGTAAAAGCGATAAGGATAAAGCTGTAAAAGGTTTAGATATAGCAAATAAAATTATTGAGAGTGACTATTTTAAAAGTAAGC